The DNA region ggcgccctcatgggggctgccatgttatgatcacatgaccagctgaatactacttgcttaatctcagtaaccgtcttgttattggacactttcagtctttgattaaattaatcatggctgattgtgaatagtgaatttatataatggcatctgtaactgaaaactattgattttgaatgatgctgcatgcaCACCACtaagtgtcactgtaagtccaagataacacaaacaaaaagttactgagtgcacctttacagCTGCACTACGGAACTATGTAGTTTAAACTTAAAatagcaagcaatttgcggaagaatactTTACGTGAGTTTACTTGCTtttctgcgtggatgaatctcatgatttgagtttACCTGGactttgcctgtgtgtgatcatgactgggagatatcTGGAGCTGgatcataacatgctattttcatgttgatattttgttattcgattaaacatttaaaaccgaaatattacttgctttaaaGACAAACAACActcgtatttacatattttgaatgaatgaataaatgaagagTTCAGTGGAAgattttaattactgtatattatattgtacagcctcagctGATAATGTAAGTAAAACCATAATACTAGTACCTCAATGCAATTTacacaataaaactgtaaattaaaaatataaaatgagaattcagtaatgatggggttgaaatatactttattaaacatgaaataaaatgtagaaatatgtaatataacaattaaaataataagttTAACAATTTGCTTAGCAGCAAAGTTATAATAGAGAAatggttacacactaaacaaattaatatgtacattactgtgctatgaaactGGTACAACTTGAGATGATTATATTTCATGGGGAACTACCTTGTAGTAACTTGCACGTAAAGTGACTTTTAAACAGATTTGTAAAAAGACAATCAGCTAAAAGGACAATAAGTTATTTGCTTGTGCATTTCTGCGACTGGggcaaaataaatgagaaaacagTGGCACACACACTTGGGGAACCTGGAAactacagcaatgttataaaatattcagaagtcatgaatattagtaaacatgttacagtaacttcaccagACAATGTACATCGTGATCTGTTACCACACGGGTAATGTTCGAtccataaaagcatgacaagcaatataagcttcaacaaccctaccatgTAAAGAACTTcgccaaacagttaacagataaacatccatctagactgctgTAATGCGGTCCAGAACTGTAAGTGACAGACTGAACAGCCAGCCAGAACACAtgacagccggtacttcttttctgtgtttacgaACATGACGTAATGTCGCAAGGATTAACGACATAAACCTGCGATTTCAAGCCAAATCCGACTCGACagctcaaaattcaaatgaacaCTTTTGAACACTGTTTTTTATGTACTCAACCAATAATGATATTTAGTTCATTTTGAACCAAAAAAGcttccgtagtgcagctttaaaatgcACAGATTAGAAATTGCTACATTTCATACTGCGTTTCCTTATGGTGAAATTATGatttattcttctaaaatatatatatatatatattttttatagttaTGACTCACTAGTGTCAGCAAGTGATGTGGATGGAGAAGTGGAAGAACCCCCCAACACAGACAGGTGCtggaaggtaaaaaaaaaaaaatgaatagttcaaacaaaaatgaaaattctctcatcatttactcaccctcatgccatcccaaatgtgaatgactttctttcttaagctgaacacaaacaaagatttttaggagaatatttcagctgtgtaggtcctcacagtgcaagtcaacagggtccaaatctctgaagcttcaaaagcataaaaaggcagcatgaaagtaatccttgtttaaatccaaatcttcagaagtgatatgataagtgtgggtgagaaacagaacaatattttagtCTCCAATTTCTCTTCCACActcttactctttttttttttttttttttttttttatggcgattctcattcttcatgcatatcgccacctactgggcagggaggagaatttatagtaagaaaggacttaaatattgatctttttcttccacacctatcatattgcttctgaagatatatatgtacccactggagttttatggattacttttatgttgcatttttggagcttcaaagttcttgccaccatatacttgcattgtatggacctacagagctggaatattcttctgTATAATCTTTgttttgtgtcctgcagaagaacgaagggtgagtaaatgatgagagggtttttatttctgggtgaactatccctttaataccttGAATTACCATGAACCTCTACTCTAACCTCAAGATCACTTTGTCTATTGTTTACCCCAGACAATAATTAAAATGCTGAGATGGGCTTTAATTTGTAGTGACAGATGACACTTAAATGAGATTATCTTCTAAAACACCAGTTTTTTTTTCCAGGTTCATGCCAAATGGGTCCTCGACACTGACAAATTTAATGAGTGGATGAATGAGGAAGACTATGAGCTAGATGAAAATGGGAATAGTGTCAGCTTCCGGCAGCGTATCTACCAAAGTGAAGAGGTATACTTTTCCCTCGACTCTGTCATCTCATTCTTTGAGGTTGTTGTTGCTGTCAGTTTAGgtttgtttctgtttgtcctcTTAGATTGAGTCtcttattttctttctctttcacaaGGAACGGAAATCAGGGAAGAAGCGGCGGCGCTCCCCTTCTCCATCATCCTCTGACTCTAGGAAGAAGGGAGGAAAGAAAGGGTAGAAttgcatttctctctctttatattCTTCCATTTGCATCACTGTTGCATCACCGCTTTTTTATCACAGAGATTCTTTCCTCTGAAAGAATGTCATGAGTCTCCTGTAATATGATTATTTGTTAGTATGATTAGTGGCTTTTATTTATAGCTTATTCATTCTGATATAACCCTGTAGTTCAGGGGCATATAAGAGGCGTGGACAGCCAGAAGTGGTGGAGCCAGAGGAAGACCTCACCAAAGACATGGAGGATCCAACACCTGTCCCTAACATGGAGGAAGTTATTCTGCCTAAAAATGGTAActtctttttggttttctttttctttttgtgttctgttcTTAAGTTGTCTATTTGGTTGGGAGAGTATCACCATACCTTTTTCTTATTGGCTACAGTGAATCTGAAAAAAGACAGTGAAAACACCCCAGTCAAAGGAGGGATAATGGCTGACTTGGGTAGGTTTGTGTTTTCTTGTCTCTATGGAATTTTCAGGTGTCTGGTCATtcagtaaattattatataaCTTACAACATATTAAAACATATAATTATTAAAGCATGTTATTATAAATCTATATGTTTGATAGAATTCaatagtatttttaatatttcagATGACCAGGAAGAAGACCTTCTCTCTGGTGTTAGAGTaagacagtttttgttttttgtatttttcagtTGTCATAGTTGCATTATGTCCATTTGCTTTAACAGTTTGAgttctgatctgttgtgtgtgtaggATGAAGAGGAGCAGAGGGAGTTTGGCCGTGGGATGGAGGGAGAGGAGAGTGCCACAGAGCAAACGCATCACATCATTGTACCCACCTATGCATCCTGGTTTGACTACAACTGGTAAGAGTTTAATTGGACATCTGTTAAGATCTCTTACATGCTAGGTGCCCCCAGTTTGACATAAGCTGGACATTTTTCAATGTGAAACATAAAATCAGAAATAATGAGAATCAACCAAAACATAGTTACTGCATGCCTTCGCCCAACATCTGCAAATGTATCTAAGGAAATAACTGAATGCTTCAGGAAGTCTTTTGTCTTATTGAAATTACAAAATCAGATGAGACCGTTTCATATGCAGACATACAGCTTTTACTGTTCTCAGCTTTTTGTGACTACTGAGATGTCAGCTGCAGGGGAAAGTTTAAGTGTAATAGATGATATTTAATATAATGCATGCCTGCCATTCCGTCATGTCTTAATTTATAAGAGCTTCCTTTTGCGAGCATTGCTCATGAAGTGTTCTTCAGTGCCagattgaaaataataaatacaaaaataaataaaatctctttGGACAAGAGATTTAACAGACCTTGTTAATTAATTTAGCAAAGAGTGATACTggatttctctttttatttttctgtctggTAGTGTTCATCAGATTGAGAGACGAGCACTGCCCGAGTTCTTTAATGGGAAAAATAAGTCCAAAACACCTGAAATGTAAGTTAAACATGTATGCACTCAGGCACATACCCTCTGTATCAAACTCATCATATTTAACTTGTtaatatttgtttgttgtttgtagaTATCTGGCATACCGCAACTTCATGATTGACACGTACCGGCTAAACCCTCAGGAGTATTTGACCTCAACCTCTTGCAGAAGAAACCTGACAGGAGATGTTTGTGCACTTATAAGGTGTGTATATGTTGCATTTTGTCTTAAAGaagtattctgggttcaatacaagttcagctcaatcgacagcattggtggcataatgttgattaccacaaagatttattttgacttgccgctccttttctttaaaaaaaagcaataatctgggttacagtgaagcatttgcaatggaagtgaatgggggcaaattttttttaacattaaattattcacttttttaaaagtattgccacaagacataaatactatgcctataaacttgatattagtgtgataaaatcacttactaacctttatgTAAAGTTACGGCCAATTTTAtgaatgatgtaatgtcaacaaaccctaaaatgactgtaaaaatgacaatttaaacaacttaacagctcaaattacacataagttttaacagaagaattaatgtaagtgcttttataaaattatacgcttcaaatttcttcctttaaatcctccaaaaattggccttcCATTGTTTGTGCTTCactttaacctcgatttttgcttttttaaagaaaagaagggacgagttgaaatacatttttgtggtaatcaacattatgccacaaatgctgttgattgagcttaacttgaaccgaacccggaatattcctttaatatcttaaTATGTTTCTGTAATtgcaatttacattaaaatattataatatttaaaatataaaaaacatatttttctgtgtGTGGAACAACTGAATACCATGTTCTTTGTGGGCTACATAtccaaacaagctgagaactgtttcTGAATTGCTTTGTTGCATGAAAAACAAGTGTTAATAATAAAGTGAGCAATGCAACAATACTAGAATACTAGTTTGTTGTTTCTGATATGCTAATAGACTAATTTAAATGCCTCCAATTTGCTCTTGCATTCATGCATGCCACAGACCAAAAAATGTGTTGTAAATAGAAAATGTTGACGCTAGGAGAGGAGACCTAAACTGAATGATGTAATTGACACTCTTTTACAATTCGTAAGTTGCAGCAGCTCtaattgtaattgtattttttcgatgaattgtgcagccctacttccATGTTTCATCATTTTCAAAGAGTGCTATCAAGAAGCATTTAGCCACTTCTACTTGCATTAAGGATTTCACACCTGTGCAAACAtcatttgacatttatttataaaccagTGTGCTTGCATTTTAGGGTTCATGCATTTTTGGAGCAATGGGGGTTAATAAATTATCAGGTGGATGCAGAGAGCCGACCCCTCCCTATGGGCCCACCCCCAACACCACATTTCAATGTTCTTTCAGACACTCCTTCAGGACTCGTCCCGCTACAGCACAGACCCTTACAGGTAATACACAAACTCTTAACACAAACATTCATTTGCTCAAACATCAAATGTAGGGGAAAATGTACAATCAATTGGTCctgatcacaaaataaacccaaaaTGGGGATTGCCTGACTGACCATTTTCCTGCTTACTGAACGGCTACTTggcaaataaaatcaataaatggaCAGGAAACATTCATTTGAGTTGAAATCATTATATTATCAGTGCATCAAGTATTCCAGAGGGCCATTTTACTAACTTTTAGTGTTATTAGTCTGATGCGATGAATAAATTAGATATCTTGTAACACGGTTCtcatgtgtctttttattttgtgttttaaggTGTCAGCCTCTCAGCATATGTTGCATTTCCCAGAGAAGTCCATAGAAAAGCCATCTGACCTACAGAACTTTGGTCTGCGGACTGATATTTATGCCAGGAAACATCCTAAGGTaaaacatgcatacacacaaaaatacactgCTCTGCTTCATCTGCAGTATCAATTTGCAGTGTTCAAACAAAACATTCCagaatcattttttttatatttgtcccTTGAGCTGTCCATGGTTCTGAGCAAATAACACCTATGTGCTCTTTTTCTCTACACCCCCCCCGTTCATCTTTAGAGTAAAGGAGCGAGTGCAGGACAAGAATGGGCAGAACAGGAAACGCTGTTGCTTTTGGAGGTGAACAAACCAATCAGTCAAGTCAAGAAGATTGTGAATGCTCTAAATTGTACTATATTGTCTTTGTCATTCAATTGTCTTTCTTTCTCCTCTTCTCAGGCTTTAGAGATGTATAAAGATGACTGGAACAAGGTGTCAGAACACGTGGGCAGCCGTACACAGGATGACTGCATTCTTCACTTCTTGCGGTTACCCATAGAGGACCCGTATCTAGAGAATTCCGAAGCCTCTATGGGCCCACTTGCCTATCAGCCTGTTCCCTTCAGCCAGTCAGGGAACCCTGTAATGAGCACTGTTGCTTTCCTTGCATCTGTGGTCGACCCTCGAGTGGCCTCTGCAGCCGCCAAGGCAGCACTGGGTAAGAGTTTGTTAGTGTCTGTGTGGCTGATATTTGTGGTAAGGTAGAAAATGTATTTGATGCTTGTCTCTCTTTCAGAGGAGTTCTCGAGAGCAAGAGAGGAGGCCCCACCAGAGTTCTTCAACGCCAGCTTTCTCAAAGCACAGAGAGTTGGGCATAATTTAGAGGCTACCTTCACTGGTATTGCAGGGCTTGAGACAGACCAATCAGAAAAGACTGGTACTCGTCTCCcaatctatctctctgtctctcatgcatacacatgagcacacacacattacatttttagagtatttaaaaaatgattgGAATAGTCATATTACTTAGAACATCCTGGGGAGGGCAGTAAAGGAAAGAAGAAAACTTTCATGATGTTAATGCGGTTTAAACAATCACCTTCTATGCACTCTAAACACTTACAAATGCATAAGGCAGTTTATCATTTTATATGGTGTACAGATATGACATGATCATGGTGTTCGTCTTTTATTTTAGATGGGGCTGGTATAGAAAAGATGAATGCCGAATCCGAGCAGCATGAAAAGGTACGAGAAGCTGATTTGGAGACAAATTATCATCCATTCTGCTGTTTGTGTTCCTATTTCACAAATCCAAATGAAAAGAGAATACTCTATATTCTAGTGTTTCTTACAGAATTCTCCTCCAGCATCCCCCATAATTGGTCTGAACTACATACTAAACAAATAATACTATTTTTTACAGCATATTtagtttttggtaacactttacattaaaattgtattcattaacattagttaactacaccagttaatgtgaactaacaatgaataatacttctACAGCTTTTATTGAtcttaatgttatttttaaacacatACTAATAAAAAAATTGGTATGTTAACAGTACTTTATGCGTTATTAACTAACATgagttaacaatgaacaattttattttgtataaattaacatgaactaagattaatatatactgtaaataattattgttcattgttagttcatgataactaatgcacttacaaatgtcaacaaatacagtagaaccttattgtgaagtgttacctttttttttgttgttgtttttttttttaaacggtatATATTACaaccagggccgtttctagctataagcagtATACGCTGGCACCTAGAGcccccgagccaccagggggccccagaAAGCAaggtcttttttgtttttgtattttaaattttttttgtttaatatattaaaagctttgagtaagactcaggcatctgttatggctcaattagatGGGTGTAGGGGGCCCCATTGTGGCCCGAGAGGGACGGGAGAATGCAATGACCCGGGAAGTGGCATTTCACTATATGCGCAGAAATGGCCCTTTTGTATATTTGTACCTTTGACTACACAGTCAGATAAAGGCCCAGtcattaacccttgtgcatcaataaaaaaaaaaagttactcagaggtccttagaggacaaaaatgtccacatcaaaaaactgccatagtaatattatatattaatattattttccactttcagtgagtacattttttaaccaacatcagtcctaatcataactaccaaatattcattaattttcaggattttaaccctttaaatgccaatttgtttttataatgacactgttgtttttacacacacacacatttctcaatacacacatataaaACGCACTCTGACATcgataccaacacacccacacaattttagctgcatcatttattcaattggcctgcagtgctctataatacagcaaacagaaaataggaaaaaagcatgtatttgctccataggctgaACATGAGAAatatggcaccatctggtggaaaatattaaaaatttacattttgaagccagggctccagaattaaagcataatatcatagaattcatgattttatgctttaatggcactgggatcaaatattgcagttttaatgggtttcaatggggacatttttgtcctgaaagtCCTGAGTGtagctattttgtgtacacagtgtattatcaatgtattataggaactgaggttgaaatatcaaaatttacGCACCTACAATACACACCTATGGCTAAATTTATGCCGTTTGGCATTAACACAggcaaaatgatcgaaaaaacaaaaatgaaaaagacaaaaatgtcccaatggtcgcacaagggttaagtgaATCAGATGTTTATTCAGTAACGATTCTGACGGATTTAGCCAGTAACTTGTTAGACTGATTTGAACCGATAACCTGTGAGTTTGTGTCTTTTTGATAGATTCATTAAAAGAttaggctcataagagtcattcatttgggaatcagaagACATGTTGTCTATTGTCTTTATTGTCTATTGCTACCAAGTCTTTTATCTCATCGCATTTAATTCAAACTGCAAACTCACACCTCACAAacacataattttaaacataattactttttttgtgACACAGAAAGCACTGCTATATATGGTATCATATGATTACAGTTATGATTTTCTTTATATGAGCTTATACGAATGTCTGTAAAAGCTTCATTTTTATATCACTGAGTTCACTTAAAGGTCAGGAGAATGTATCTATGAATTGATGTCTTATGAGAGGCTGATTGTGTAATCTTGACTGATTCTGTAATATCTGTCATAGCCTGAGGGTGATGGTGTCTTGGGAGGGCGCGTGAAGAACGAGGAGAAAGAAGAGAGtgaaggagagagaggagaggagagcatTGCAGGTCAGTGAAGCACAGATGTTCTGATGACAGATACAGTCACATTTGCATGTTGACACTCTTAAAGTGTCACACGCTTGCACTCTTTATTTGCCTATTAGTTTGCATCAAGTAAACACTGAAATGTTACTTAAGATTTGATGTTGATCATGCAAAATGTAGTTAGGGTGAAAGCCCAGTTACACTAAATCTGCAGTATACTACCAAACTACCCATATTACATTTGAAAGGAATTCAATATGCATTGGATGCTAATTTTCTGAATGCATTTAATACCCACATGACTTCACACATTCACCTAAATTTGCAGTCTACAATGCATTGCATTTCAGTAACCCAGATTATTTAACACATCTTTCATTGCGGCATATTGTGTACTGTATTGTATTCTGCTTAGTAGGTTTTGTGATTGTATATGATATCTCCTTTTTCTCCATTGTTTGTTTATCCAGAGGAGAGTTTTGAGTTGGGCCATGCCCAAGGAGAGGGGGAGGAcatgaggaggagggcggagcTTGAGTTGGTGGAGGGAAACATCGCCACAGCCGCTGCAGCAGCGTTAGCATCTGCAGCTACCAAATCAAAGGTGAATGTCAAATTTCCTGAATAATCACAGGCCTCTTTCATGGCACCCACCAAAgaacattaaagggttagttcactcaaaaatgaaaattttgtcattaactcaccctcatgttgatccaaacatgtatgactttctttcttggaacacaaaaggagattttaggcagaatgttagcctcagtcaccattcacttttatcgtATGGTATTAAgatgtctcgggtgatccgatcacatgtggtcaggtgagacacatcactgtttacacctggttgcttaaatgcatctcctgtggccacttgtgattggatttggaggggagggactctgtttctgttttttaaaatgcatacattctgggggcctgggtagctcagcgagtattgacactgactaccacccctggagtcacaagttcgaatccagggtgtgctgagtgactccagccaggtctcctaagcaaccaaattgtcccggttactagggagggtagagacacatggggtaacctccttgtggtcgcgattagtggttctcactctcagtggggtgagtggtaagttgtgcgtggatcgcagagaatagcatgagcctccacatgctgtgagtctccgtggtgtcatgcacagcgagccacgtgataagatgcgtggattgactatctcagaagcggaggcaactgagacttgtcctccaccatccaGATTGAatgtaagcagtgggaattgggcatgccaaattgggtagaaaatgttttttttttttaa from Myxocyprinus asiaticus isolate MX2 ecotype Aquarium Trade chromosome 30, UBuf_Myxa_2, whole genome shotgun sequence includes:
- the LOC127421584 gene encoding SWI/SNF complex subunit SMARCC1-like, whose amino-acid sequence is MATQPPGSASAGPTTSQAGCSSSLSRRMDGGPCCKFWESSEIISQMETVRSWIGKYYKKYVQTDAPSSKLLSGLVTQLLQFHEDSFGRRANNPGFTKLPAKCFLDLQPGGALCHILGSVYKFKTEQGWRRFDLQNPSRVDRNVEMFACVEKTLIQNNLLSRPVVYLSPDLEQKQALKLKDIVMRHQGTVTEEKSQATHQIYPSPSTADEEEWLRLVMPLDRQVMVHWGMCPDSYDSLVSASDVDGEVEEPPNTDRCWKVHAKWVLDTDKFNEWMNEEDYELDENGNSVSFRQRIYQSEEERKSGKKRRRSPSPSSSDSRKKGGKKGSGAYKRRGQPEVVEPEEDLTKDMEDPTPVPNMEEVILPKNVNLKKDSENTPVKGGIMADLDDQEEDLLSGVRDEEEQREFGRGMEGEESATEQTHHIIVPTYASWFDYNCVHQIERRALPEFFNGKNKSKTPEIYLAYRNFMIDTYRLNPQEYLTSTSCRRNLTGDVCALIRVHAFLEQWGLINYQVDAESRPLPMGPPPTPHFNVLSDTPSGLVPLQHRPLQVSASQHMLHFPEKSIEKPSDLQNFGLRTDIYARKHPKSKGASAGQEWAEQETLLLLEALEMYKDDWNKVSEHVGSRTQDDCILHFLRLPIEDPYLENSEASMGPLAYQPVPFSQSGNPVMSTVAFLASVVDPRVASAAAKAALEEFSRAREEAPPEFFNASFLKAQRVGHNLEATFTGIAGLETDQSEKTDGAGIEKMNAESEQHEKPEGDGVLGGRVKNEEKEESEGERGEESIAEESFELGHAQGEGEDMRRRAELELVEGNIATAAAAALASAATKSKHLAAVEERKIKSLVALLVETQMKKLEIKLRHFEELETIMDREKEALEQQRQQLLSERQNFHLEQVKYAELKARQHMEQQQQAGTSQSSSSTAYNPLQHGHSVGSAGTGQVMGARQPGAPNGMYQTPPSSQADGAASM